Proteins encoded together in one Planctomyces sp. SH-PL14 window:
- a CDS encoding DUF1553 domain-containing protein, protein MSCIRLWRWSALASRLLLWMVGLVLLPAPSPAGPPTFNRDVRPILAQHCWRCHGFDPAQRQGGLRLDVRASATKAADSGRAAIVPGRPEESSLIERVTSSSADHQMPPPDAARRLSDSEVDTLREWIRGGAEYEKHWSFAPIRSVRPPSVSDAAHPIDAFVRTELPHRGLEPSPPADPLQLRRRVSFDLIGLPPTVEDLGRIAEEPYEDYVDRLLSSPHFGERMAADWLDAARYADTDGYFGDKPREMWLWRDWVIDAFNNNMPFDQFTIEQLAGDLLPGASVRQRIATGFNRNHMSNDETGLIDEEYRVEYVVDRVETTMTTWLGLTVGCAQCHDHKFDPVSQREYFQLFAFFNNVPEKGLLVGTNAQPRISVPSEAQQAELVRLAAATAAAETAYEPMRREAEQSRSQRETEFLATLPAPPEDSLAAQSHFEVPLEAGWNALGTSLQTDAGIQGNGLKFDATQHLEVVPGSLPPDGPWTIGLWMSPTSSLSCPLSRIEPEGNRRGWEVLWQKGRIVVHLVHEWGANAIEVATRETFAAKQWHHLVITCDGSGRAAGLRVFLDGAPAAVEVRRDTLDGAIANAEPLRVGRRDEGLGYYGLLDELRILGTAVSPEAVADWTRSDRLRGILQKPAEKRSPQERDILLDDFIDRHGSPPVRMTRDVVRSARAAEARLKGVIPFALVMDEMSPPRPTYVLERGQYDKRGREVEPDVPSAVLAWPEGAPRNRLGLARWLVAPDHPLTARVAVNRLWRQCFGEGLVRTVNDFGTQGDLPIHPELLDFLAARFRDSGWDVKAMLRFIVTSETYRQQSNAILHQGEVVDPENRWLSRGARFRLPMEMIRDQALAASGLLVGRLGGPSVKPYQPPGLWEEVSYNGDESYVPDRGDGLWRRSLYTYIKRQSPPPGLLLFDGPTREKCTVRRPRTNTPLQALLLLNDETYVEAARHLAIACCSDSTSDSDRLTRLFRRVLSRSPQPEEASLFSGLLYRQRARFAADPQAAVRLLSVGTPERLDSCPAGEIAAWTVLAHTLLNLDEAVTRR, encoded by the coding sequence GTGTCTTGTATTCGTCTCTGGCGATGGTCCGCACTGGCGTCCCGGCTGCTCCTCTGGATGGTCGGCCTCGTGCTGCTTCCGGCGCCAAGTCCGGCCGGCCCGCCCACGTTCAATCGGGACGTCCGCCCCATCCTGGCGCAGCACTGCTGGCGATGCCACGGGTTCGATCCCGCCCAGCGGCAGGGGGGACTGCGGCTGGATGTCCGCGCGTCCGCGACCAAAGCGGCCGATTCGGGCCGGGCGGCGATCGTTCCGGGGCGTCCTGAGGAGAGCTCCCTGATCGAGCGGGTGACCTCTTCGTCCGCCGATCACCAGATGCCTCCACCGGATGCCGCCCGGCGGCTGTCGGATTCCGAGGTCGACACGCTGCGGGAGTGGATTCGCGGCGGGGCGGAGTACGAAAAACACTGGTCATTCGCACCGATCCGTTCCGTCCGCCCCCCGTCGGTGTCGGACGCTGCCCATCCGATCGACGCCTTCGTGCGGACAGAACTTCCTCACCGGGGCCTAGAGCCGTCCCCGCCGGCGGACCCCCTTCAGTTGCGGCGGCGGGTCAGCTTTGACCTGATCGGCCTCCCCCCGACCGTCGAGGACCTAGGGCGGATCGCGGAGGAACCCTACGAGGACTACGTCGACCGACTCCTCAGCTCGCCGCACTTTGGCGAGCGGATGGCGGCGGACTGGCTCGACGCCGCCCGGTACGCGGATACGGACGGATACTTCGGCGACAAGCCTCGCGAGATGTGGCTCTGGCGGGACTGGGTGATCGACGCCTTCAACAACAACATGCCGTTCGACCAGTTCACGATCGAACAGCTCGCGGGAGACCTGCTTCCCGGCGCCTCGGTCCGCCAGCGGATTGCGACCGGCTTCAACCGCAATCACATGTCGAACGACGAGACCGGGCTGATCGACGAAGAGTACCGCGTCGAATACGTCGTCGACCGGGTCGAGACGACGATGACGACGTGGCTGGGGCTGACCGTCGGCTGCGCTCAGTGCCACGACCACAAGTTCGATCCGGTTTCGCAGCGGGAGTATTTTCAGCTCTTTGCGTTCTTCAACAACGTCCCGGAAAAGGGACTCCTCGTGGGGACCAACGCCCAGCCGCGGATCTCGGTTCCGAGCGAAGCGCAGCAGGCGGAGCTCGTCCGATTGGCGGCGGCCACCGCGGCGGCCGAGACCGCCTACGAGCCGATGCGGCGGGAGGCGGAACAGAGTCGAAGTCAGCGGGAGACGGAGTTCCTGGCGACCCTGCCGGCCCCGCCGGAGGACTCGCTGGCCGCTCAGAGCCACTTCGAGGTTCCCCTGGAAGCGGGATGGAACGCACTCGGGACCTCGCTGCAGACGGATGCCGGGATTCAGGGGAACGGATTGAAGTTCGACGCCACGCAGCATCTGGAGGTGGTGCCCGGCTCTCTCCCCCCCGATGGGCCGTGGACGATCGGCCTCTGGATGTCGCCCACGAGTTCGCTGAGCTGCCCCCTCTCGCGGATCGAGCCTGAAGGGAACCGCCGCGGCTGGGAAGTGCTGTGGCAGAAGGGGCGGATCGTGGTCCATCTGGTCCACGAATGGGGAGCGAACGCCATCGAGGTGGCGACGCGGGAGACGTTCGCGGCGAAGCAGTGGCATCACCTGGTAATCACCTGCGACGGATCGGGCCGGGCGGCGGGGCTCCGCGTCTTCCTCGACGGCGCTCCCGCGGCGGTCGAAGTTCGGAGGGACACGCTCGATGGGGCGATCGCCAACGCCGAGCCGCTCCGCGTCGGACGGCGGGACGAGGGGCTCGGCTACTACGGCCTGCTCGACGAGCTCCGGATTCTGGGGACCGCTGTCAGTCCGGAAGCGGTCGCAGACTGGACTCGCTCCGACCGGTTGCGGGGGATCCTGCAGAAGCCCGCCGAGAAGCGGAGCCCGCAGGAACGCGACATCCTCCTCGATGACTTCATCGACCGGCACGGGAGCCCGCCTGTGCGAATGACGCGGGATGTCGTCCGCAGTGCACGGGCTGCCGAGGCCCGGCTGAAAGGGGTCATTCCCTTCGCGCTCGTCATGGACGAGATGTCCCCGCCGCGGCCGACTTACGTCCTGGAGCGAGGGCAGTACGACAAGCGCGGGAGGGAAGTAGAGCCGGACGTCCCGTCGGCGGTCCTGGCCTGGCCCGAGGGGGCCCCGCGCAATCGGCTCGGCCTCGCGCGGTGGCTTGTCGCTCCCGACCATCCGCTGACGGCCCGGGTGGCGGTGAACCGGCTCTGGAGGCAGTGCTTCGGCGAGGGACTCGTCCGGACGGTCAACGACTTTGGGACGCAGGGAGATCTTCCGATCCATCCGGAGCTCTTGGACTTCCTGGCGGCCCGGTTCCGCGACAGTGGCTGGGATGTCAAAGCGATGCTCCGTTTCATTGTCACGTCGGAAACGTACCGGCAGCAGTCGAACGCCATCCTGCATCAGGGGGAGGTCGTCGATCCGGAGAACCGCTGGTTGTCGCGGGGCGCCCGGTTCCGGTTGCCGATGGAGATGATCCGCGACCAGGCGCTTGCGGCCTCCGGATTGCTGGTCGGGCGGCTGGGTGGACCGAGCGTGAAGCCATATCAGCCCCCGGGACTGTGGGAGGAGGTCTCCTACAACGGCGACGAATCGTATGTTCCTGATCGAGGGGACGGACTGTGGCGGCGGAGCCTCTACACATACATCAAGCGACAGTCCCCTCCGCCAGGCCTGCTGCTCTTCGACGGGCCGACGCGGGAGAAGTGCACCGTCCGTCGGCCGCGGACCAACACCCCGCTCCAGGCGCTGCTGCTCCTCAATGACGAAACCTACGTGGAGGCGGCGCGGCATCTGGCGATCGCGTGCTGCAGCGACTCGACCTCCGACTCGGACCGTCTGACCCGGCTCTTCCGCCGCGTCCTCTCGCGGTCCCCCCAGCCTGAGGAAGCGTCTCTGTTCTCCGGGCTGCTGTACCGGCAGCGGGCTCGCTTCGCCGCAGACCCGCAGGCGGCAGTGCGCCTCCTCTCGGTCGGAACGCCGGAGAGGCTCGACAGCTGCCCCGCGGGGGAGATCGCTGCCTGGACCGTGCTGGCCCACACACTCCTCAACCTCGACGAAGCGGTGACGCGCCGATGA
- a CDS encoding DUF1552 domain-containing protein: MSFLSQSWLVDRRYALRAMGTCIALPFLECMVPLGAAEEKTATPRRSAFIYLANGVHSLNYQITAPGRDYQFSRSLRPLEKHRDVITPISGLHHPGALSHHHNCISVWLTGGKLGPSDRNTISVDQKMAEITAKHTRYSSLEVAITQDSLAWTADGVRLPAMRRCSEIFASLFEEPKGGTGVQRRALRRKGSVLDANLAEVRQLEQKMGSADKGRMEQYLTSIREAEIRTRRADAWLDTPLPTISAADRQRTNRDIAHTMAGDYFRTVYDLIVLAFQTDVTRVATFSLGGEGDAISIPEIGITESRHQLSHHGGDPGYMEKLTNYDTFAIEQYGYFLTRLAETKDLSGKPLLGSTMALFGSGMSYGHSHGNANLPLVLAGGSDLGLKHGSHLDFNQGHFKGYQLDKPGEHYSLCSRPANPDAHMSNLLLLMAQRMGVETDHFGDSNKAIEL, from the coding sequence ATGAGCTTCCTTTCCCAATCGTGGTTGGTCGACCGCCGATATGCCCTGCGGGCGATGGGGACCTGCATCGCACTGCCGTTCCTGGAGTGCATGGTGCCGCTCGGTGCCGCTGAGGAGAAAACCGCCACTCCGCGGCGGAGCGCGTTCATCTACCTGGCGAACGGCGTCCATTCGCTGAACTACCAGATCACCGCGCCGGGCCGGGATTATCAGTTCTCGCGTTCGCTGAGGCCCCTCGAGAAGCACCGCGACGTGATCACGCCGATCAGCGGCCTGCATCACCCGGGGGCCCTCAGCCACCATCACAACTGCATCTCGGTCTGGCTTACGGGCGGCAAGCTGGGTCCTTCGGATCGGAACACGATCTCCGTCGACCAGAAGATGGCCGAGATCACGGCGAAGCACACGCGCTACTCGTCCCTGGAAGTCGCGATCACCCAGGATTCGCTCGCCTGGACGGCCGACGGAGTCCGGCTCCCCGCGATGCGTCGTTGCAGCGAAATCTTTGCGTCCCTGTTCGAGGAACCCAAAGGGGGGACGGGAGTCCAGCGCCGGGCCCTCCGCCGCAAGGGGAGCGTCCTCGACGCCAACCTCGCTGAAGTCCGGCAGCTCGAGCAGAAGATGGGTTCGGCCGACAAGGGCCGCATGGAGCAGTACCTCACCTCCATCCGCGAAGCGGAGATCCGGACGCGGCGGGCCGACGCCTGGCTCGACACGCCGCTTCCGACGATTTCGGCCGCCGACCGCCAGCGGACCAACCGCGACATCGCGCACACGATGGCAGGGGACTATTTCCGCACGGTCTATGACCTGATCGTGCTCGCCTTCCAGACCGATGTGACCCGCGTGGCCACCTTCAGCCTGGGGGGTGAGGGGGACGCCATCTCGATTCCGGAGATCGGCATCACGGAGTCGCGGCATCAGCTCAGCCACCACGGCGGCGATCCGGGCTACATGGAGAAGCTCACGAACTACGACACCTTCGCCATCGAGCAGTACGGGTACTTCCTCACCCGGCTCGCGGAGACGAAGGATCTCAGCGGCAAGCCGCTGTTGGGCTCGACGATGGCCCTCTTCGGCAGCGGGATGTCGTACGGGCACAGCCACGGCAACGCCAACCTGCCGCTCGTGCTCGCGGGGGGCTCGGACCTGGGGCTGAAGCACGGCAGCCATCTCGACTTCAACCAGGGGCACTTCAAGGGTTATCAGCTCGACAAACCGGGCGAGCACTATTCGCTCTGCAGCCGCCCGGCGAACCCGGATGCCCACATGAGCAACCTGCTCCTCCTGATGGCCCAGCGGATGGGCGTCGAGACCGACCACTTCGGCGACAGCAACAAGGCCATCGAACTATGA
- a CDS encoding DUF1592 domain-containing protein, protein MTIAICLSWAAAGWGADSFEGFLEKHCLRCHGPAKVEGDVRIDQFSRDFKAGTDGHHWGEVLDRINSGQMPPKDEPQPKQEEIAAFVTGLDSRLREGRGARMAARAAVAHYRLSRKEYQNTVYDLLGVRYDPAKPGELNEDTLWHGFERIGSELSLSPSHVDRYYRATEIVLDRAFPPTSGEARKVRKTAVDLRYHGGKAQQETLDRFGIKRPLRYLLFPGRVESALSPNWFGRTGPEHSGLYKFRIQASGIRPLGGQPAHLSIGKETGEETVAGVIEFDITAPEDKPAVHEFEVFLEMPANLHFAVVASDVVDRRAGAAFRNSLASPNYMFTHSSETQLLNPNAPQMFDDKGNGLFSTVLVDWIEWEGPLETEAEKARRVGLVPPDDSTPEVVAEHLRRFAQRAWRRPVRQEELADFLNAYRSEREAGEKTAEAYRVAMAGVLTSRHFIYIVEGDPAARERLNDSELATRLSYFLWSSMPDDTLFAAAQGGQLKGDGLPKEVDRLLADSKAHRFVDDFARQWLQLHRLGMFPPDKKLYPAYDPWLETSMRAEPVEFFREMFAKNLPVDSLIDSDWTIANARLCDFYGLPEPGTGGFQRVALKPEDHRGGLLAMGAVLGLTSDGTRHRPVHRGVWVSEAIFGKTPPPPPANVDPIEPNPPESPKATIRQKIEAHRNNASCAACHAKIDHFGIAWDNYDAIGQWRTREIVAKGIGEDPVIDASGVMPDGRSFQDSVQFKRLLLEDRDGIARAFIEHLCTYALRRVLTVDDQDDLKAIAAEAKKNQYRVQDIVRAVALSDLIRKR, encoded by the coding sequence TTGACCATCGCGATCTGTTTGAGCTGGGCCGCCGCCGGATGGGGAGCCGATTCCTTCGAGGGGTTCCTGGAGAAGCACTGTCTCCGTTGTCATGGCCCCGCCAAGGTCGAAGGGGATGTGCGGATCGACCAGTTCTCCAGAGACTTCAAGGCGGGCACCGATGGGCACCACTGGGGAGAGGTCCTCGACCGGATCAATTCCGGCCAGATGCCGCCGAAGGACGAACCACAGCCGAAGCAGGAGGAGATCGCGGCGTTTGTAACGGGCCTCGACTCGCGGCTCCGGGAGGGGCGGGGGGCGCGGATGGCCGCCCGGGCGGCCGTGGCGCACTATCGACTCAGCCGCAAGGAGTACCAGAACACTGTCTACGACCTGCTCGGCGTGCGCTACGATCCCGCCAAGCCGGGCGAGTTGAACGAAGACACCTTGTGGCACGGGTTTGAGCGGATCGGGTCGGAGTTGTCGCTCTCGCCCTCCCATGTCGATCGTTACTACCGCGCCACCGAAATCGTGCTCGACCGCGCCTTTCCCCCCACGTCGGGCGAGGCTCGCAAGGTCCGCAAGACCGCAGTCGATCTCCGCTATCACGGCGGCAAGGCCCAGCAGGAGACACTCGACCGGTTCGGCATCAAGCGCCCCTTGCGTTACCTCCTCTTCCCGGGCCGGGTCGAGTCCGCCCTCTCGCCCAACTGGTTCGGGCGGACCGGTCCGGAACACAGCGGGCTCTACAAGTTCCGCATCCAGGCCAGCGGCATCCGCCCTCTCGGCGGTCAGCCGGCCCACCTGAGCATCGGCAAGGAGACGGGCGAGGAGACGGTCGCCGGCGTCATCGAGTTCGACATCACCGCGCCGGAAGACAAGCCGGCCGTTCATGAGTTCGAAGTCTTCCTGGAGATGCCGGCGAACCTGCACTTCGCCGTCGTCGCGTCCGACGTCGTGGACCGGAGAGCGGGGGCCGCCTTTCGGAACTCGCTCGCCAGTCCGAACTACATGTTCACGCATAGCAGCGAGACGCAGCTCCTGAACCCGAACGCTCCGCAGATGTTCGACGACAAGGGGAACGGCCTGTTCTCGACGGTGCTGGTGGACTGGATCGAATGGGAAGGACCGCTGGAGACGGAGGCGGAAAAGGCCCGGCGAGTCGGGCTGGTCCCTCCTGATGACTCGACACCGGAAGTCGTCGCGGAGCATCTGCGGCGCTTCGCCCAGCGGGCCTGGCGACGGCCCGTCCGCCAGGAAGAACTGGCTGACTTTCTGAACGCCTACCGCTCAGAACGCGAGGCGGGAGAGAAGACCGCCGAGGCCTATCGGGTGGCGATGGCGGGCGTGCTGACGTCCCGGCACTTCATCTACATCGTCGAAGGGGATCCGGCCGCTCGCGAACGTCTCAACGACTCGGAGCTCGCCACGCGGCTCTCGTACTTCCTGTGGAGTTCGATGCCCGACGACACTCTGTTCGCCGCGGCCCAGGGTGGCCAGCTGAAGGGCGACGGGCTGCCGAAGGAAGTGGACCGATTGCTGGCGGACAGTAAAGCCCACCGCTTTGTGGACGACTTCGCGCGGCAGTGGCTCCAGCTGCACCGCCTGGGCATGTTCCCGCCGGACAAGAAGCTGTATCCGGCCTATGACCCGTGGCTGGAAACCAGCATGCGGGCCGAGCCGGTCGAGTTCTTCCGCGAGATGTTTGCGAAGAACCTCCCCGTCGACAGCCTGATCGATTCCGACTGGACGATCGCCAATGCCCGGCTGTGCGATTTCTACGGTCTCCCTGAACCTGGAACGGGGGGCTTCCAGCGCGTCGCGCTGAAGCCGGAGGACCATCGCGGCGGCCTGCTGGCGATGGGCGCTGTGCTGGGGCTGACCTCGGACGGGACCCGCCACCGCCCGGTTCACCGCGGCGTGTGGGTCAGCGAAGCGATCTTCGGCAAGACGCCCCCTCCGCCGCCGGCCAACGTCGACCCGATCGAACCGAACCCGCCCGAAAGCCCGAAAGCGACCATTCGCCAGAAGATCGAGGCCCACCGCAACAACGCGAGCTGCGCCGCCTGCCACGCGAAGATCGACCACTTTGGAATCGCCTGGGACAACTACGACGCCATCGGACAATGGCGGACGCGGGAGATCGTGGCGAAGGGGATCGGAGAGGACCCAGTGATTGACGCCTCCGGCGTGATGCCCGACGGCCGCTCGTTCCAGGATTCCGTCCAGTTCAAACGGCTGTTGCTCGAAGACCGCGACGGGATCGCACGGGCCTTCATCGAGCATCTCTGTACTTATGCCCTCCGCCGCGTGCTCACCGTGGACGATCAGGACGACCTGAAGGCGATCGCCGCCGAAGCGAAGAAGAACCAGTACCGCGTCCAGGACATCGTCCGGGCCGTGGCTCTGTCCGACCTGATCCGAAAGCGATGA
- a CDS encoding radical SAM protein — translation MVDLTLPQHHSHSRRFEDNRFCYPVVSRRSKGLSLGVNLNPDKICNFDCVYCQVDRSPEAEPEVTFVETDRLFGEMEALVDEIRSGEIWTHPQFASVPADRRRFNDIAFSGDGEPTSYKNFDEIIRRTADLKRSRGLDQVKLVLISNASLFHRPVVQRGMSILDENQGEVWAKLDAGTADYFEKVDRTRIPFQQVLDNLLLAAHVRPLVIQSLFMRLDGTPPGESEILEYCERLNTIKRHGGRLKLVQIYTVARRPAEDFVAPLAPQEVDAISETVRQRTGLTVESYYGGEAPPIS, via the coding sequence ATGGTCGATCTGACGCTCCCGCAGCACCACTCCCACTCGCGGCGGTTCGAGGACAACCGCTTCTGCTACCCCGTCGTCTCCCGACGGAGCAAAGGGTTGTCGCTGGGGGTGAACCTCAACCCGGACAAGATCTGCAACTTCGACTGTGTCTACTGCCAGGTGGACCGCTCCCCGGAAGCGGAACCGGAAGTGACCTTCGTCGAGACCGACCGGCTCTTCGGGGAGATGGAAGCCCTCGTCGACGAGATCCGCTCGGGCGAAATCTGGACCCACCCGCAGTTCGCCTCCGTCCCCGCCGACCGCCGCCGGTTCAACGACATCGCCTTCTCCGGCGACGGCGAGCCGACGAGCTACAAGAACTTCGACGAGATCATCCGCCGCACCGCCGACCTCAAGCGGTCCCGCGGGCTCGACCAGGTGAAGCTCGTCCTGATCTCCAATGCCAGCCTGTTCCACCGCCCGGTCGTCCAGCGGGGGATGTCGATCCTCGACGAGAACCAGGGCGAGGTGTGGGCCAAGCTCGACGCCGGAACGGCCGACTACTTCGAAAAAGTCGACCGGACCCGGATCCCGTTCCAGCAGGTCCTCGACAATCTCCTGCTGGCCGCGCACGTCCGCCCGCTCGTGATTCAGAGCCTGTTCATGCGTCTCGACGGGACGCCGCCGGGCGAATCGGAGATCCTCGAATACTGCGAGCGGCTGAACACGATCAAGCGGCACGGGGGCCGGTTGAAACTGGTACAGATCTACACGGTCGCCCGTCGTCCTGCCGAGGACTTCGTGGCGCCCCTCGCGCCTCAAGAGGTCGACGCGATCTCAGAGACGGTCCGCCAGCGGACCGGACTGACGGTCGAGTCCTATTACGGCGGGGAAGCGCCGCCGATTTCCTGA
- a CDS encoding BatA domain-containing protein has translation MFRLPASLAFGFGSPWMLWGLLAIGIPILIHLLRQRRPRVVPWGAMRFVRAALEKRQRQIRIDSWLQVLIRGLLLACLAFALAEPYLERLGLGTVAESATHRIVVVDSSYSMGYRSGGETSFERAQRVARQIVEASRTGDSFHLARISGQTPRVVIRRPSHDPADVLQEIDRLPLLEERGDLLNSLKPLPPLLAAEDHLKSAEVVFATDLQQENWLPSASFVRSQCGELFRQLGKSAEVSLVDVGAAVTENAAVVGLESRRPIAAPGAVLDLDVEVKNFGRSPRPGTVLEIAVEGVVRHRESIDLPGSGTVRRSVRVPSDLAQDALVEARIEEDPLPLDNVRRLIVPLRREVRTLVVAGSESAESDAEFVRLALAPAETLTTSPPAARLEIRPEVISLGGLRDRDLEAFDSVILCDVPALTEGELDRLRRFVTSGGGLILALGEKASAADYAQGLGADLLPAPFGPPTPPLTEQDRPFSFSETDSLHPLLRVFAGNPDAGLLTTPIFRYRPIEGPEPPAGTEVILRLSNGAPVLLERRSGNGRVLQIQTALNDEWGSWVLWPSFLPMMHEIVLASIRGELAQRVGEVGETLSGPRIRGAAEQCVLTRPDGSRSTITASGDIGSRVDAGRGDVCGVYQFSFPGGTRQPERYVVNCDTRESALARVSPETLRTELGLDPAVRFTTQWTPPVRETGATTGGGEIGRMVQPLLGLTLVLLVLDLLVAGWKRSGAVPGTQSGASRGR, from the coding sequence GTGTTTCGCCTTCCTGCGAGCCTGGCCTTCGGATTCGGCAGTCCCTGGATGCTGTGGGGCCTGCTGGCGATCGGCATTCCGATCCTGATTCACCTGCTCCGGCAGCGCCGGCCGCGGGTAGTTCCCTGGGGGGCGATGCGCTTCGTCCGGGCGGCGCTGGAGAAGCGGCAGCGGCAGATCCGGATCGACTCCTGGCTGCAGGTCCTCATTCGCGGGCTGCTCCTGGCCTGCCTCGCCTTTGCGCTCGCGGAGCCTTACCTGGAACGGCTCGGGCTGGGGACGGTTGCGGAATCCGCGACGCATCGGATCGTGGTCGTCGATTCCTCCTACAGCATGGGATACCGCTCGGGGGGCGAGACCTCTTTCGAGCGAGCGCAGCGGGTCGCCCGCCAGATCGTCGAGGCGAGCCGGACCGGGGACTCGTTTCACCTGGCACGGATCAGCGGGCAGACGCCCCGTGTTGTGATCCGCCGGCCGTCCCACGATCCGGCCGATGTCCTGCAGGAGATCGACCGACTGCCGCTGCTCGAAGAGCGCGGCGACCTGCTCAACTCGCTCAAGCCGCTCCCTCCGCTGCTGGCCGCGGAAGACCATCTCAAATCCGCGGAGGTGGTGTTCGCCACCGACCTGCAGCAGGAGAACTGGCTGCCTTCCGCCTCGTTTGTCCGGTCGCAGTGCGGTGAGCTGTTCCGGCAGCTCGGGAAATCGGCCGAGGTCAGCCTCGTCGATGTCGGGGCGGCGGTGACGGAGAATGCGGCGGTCGTCGGCCTGGAATCGCGGCGGCCGATTGCGGCGCCGGGAGCCGTGCTCGACCTGGATGTCGAGGTGAAGAACTTCGGCCGGTCGCCGCGGCCCGGGACGGTGCTGGAGATTGCCGTCGAAGGGGTGGTCCGCCATCGCGAATCGATCGACCTTCCGGGGAGCGGGACCGTCCGCCGGAGCGTGCGGGTTCCCTCGGATCTGGCACAGGATGCGCTCGTGGAAGCCCGGATCGAGGAGGATCCGCTGCCGCTCGACAACGTCCGGCGGCTCATTGTTCCGCTGCGGCGCGAGGTGCGGACGCTGGTGGTCGCCGGAAGCGAGTCCGCCGAGTCCGATGCTGAGTTCGTCCGGCTGGCGCTCGCCCCCGCGGAGACGCTGACAACTTCGCCTCCCGCCGCGAGGCTGGAGATCCGGCCGGAGGTGATCTCGCTCGGCGGGCTCCGCGATCGCGATCTGGAGGCGTTCGACTCGGTGATCCTGTGCGACGTTCCCGCCCTGACGGAAGGGGAACTCGACCGGCTGCGGCGGTTCGTCACGAGCGGCGGCGGCTTGATTCTCGCGCTGGGAGAGAAGGCGTCCGCGGCGGACTATGCACAGGGGCTCGGAGCCGATCTGCTGCCGGCCCCCTTCGGTCCGCCGACACCGCCGCTGACGGAGCAGGACCGTCCATTTTCGTTCAGCGAGACCGACTCGCTCCATCCGCTGCTGCGGGTCTTCGCCGGGAATCCGGACGCCGGTCTGCTGACGACGCCGATCTTCCGCTACCGCCCGATCGAAGGACCGGAGCCGCCCGCCGGAACGGAGGTCATCCTGCGGCTGTCGAATGGCGCACCGGTCCTGCTGGAACGGCGGAGCGGGAACGGACGGGTACTGCAGATCCAGACCGCCCTCAACGACGAGTGGGGGAGCTGGGTTCTGTGGCCCAGCTTTCTGCCGATGATGCACGAGATCGTCCTGGCCTCGATCCGGGGCGAGCTGGCCCAGCGTGTCGGCGAGGTCGGAGAAACGCTTTCCGGGCCGCGGATTCGGGGAGCGGCGGAGCAGTGCGTGCTGACGCGGCCGGATGGCTCGCGGTCGACGATCACCGCCAGCGGCGACATCGGGAGCCGGGTCGACGCCGGGCGGGGGGATGTCTGCGGCGTCTACCAGTTCAGCTTTCCCGGCGGAACGCGGCAGCCCGAACGCTATGTGGTGAACTGCGATACCCGGGAGTCGGCCCTCGCGCGAGTCAGTCCTGAAACGCTGCGGACGGAACTGGGGCTCGATCCCGCGGTCCGGTTCACCACGCAGTGGACGCCCCCCGTTCGCGAGACCGGGGCGACGACCGGAGGCGGCGAGATCGGACGGATGGTGCAGCCCCTCCTGGGCCTGACGCTCGTCCTGCTCGTGCTCGACCTGCTCGTGGCGGGCTGGAAGCGGTCCGGAGCGGTTCCCGGGACCCAATCCGGCGCGAGCCGCGGCCGGTAA